A window of Phragmites australis chromosome 2, lpPhrAust1.1, whole genome shotgun sequence genomic DNA:
AGAGTGGTAGAATACCAAATCTAGATTGTTGGTGCCTGATGTTGTGTGCCATGGTCGGCCGGCATTTTTGTATTTCCTCTTTTGAGGATCTTTGGTTGCCTGTTTCTAGGAACATCATGATTGGACATTTGGATTGGAatcaattcttttttttttgtgtgttggGTTAATTCTATCTCCAAATTTCTGTTATCGCTCAATCGTCCTCAGTTGTAACAGCCTGTAGTTATAGTAGAGTAAGAATGGGCTAAAACTTTCTAATTGTAAATTGTGATGTGGGATAGATAGGGTACTAATTTGGCTGAGTACTGGTTGTGACAACTGGCAAGGTCAACCACGGTCCCACTTACAGCTGAGTTGCATCAGGTGAAAACTAAGCACCTGATGCATTTGAGCTTATATATATTAGTGTATGTAAAAGTGAGAGCAATTGGATATATATAATTACATCCTGTGTGTCTACTAAACTTTGCCGGAGTTCAGATGCATAATGAAGAATGATGACTGATGAGCCTGTAAATGCTTTCAAGTGTAAGATGCAGCATGTGCTTTCATCTCGTCGTTTGTTGCTGAACTTTGATGATAAGTTTGCTTTTCTTGTTCCCTGTTCTTATTTAATACTAGTATGGGCTTTTCTGGACTTGGTATCACAAAGTAATTGCCAACTGGAACTTGGTATGTAACCTGAATTACAGCACATCTTATTGCTCTTTCCATTAAGCCGTCTCAATTATTGGTTTTCGACATATTGCGTCTGACTATTCTGTTAATAGGATGGCCATCTAGCGATAATTGAGACAGATGTTACTACATGTTAATCAGAACAATCAACTACATTTGAGACAAAGAGTAACATATAGTGAGCAGGAATGAATTTTTTTGGGTAGTATTTTGTTATTTGCACCAAGTTCAGTTTAATTGCTAAGGCAAAATCAGGAAGCTCCATAACAAAATGGTATTATAATTCGACTTATTACCTGAAATTAAATTATACAGGTCACAACGAAAAGTTGTTTTATATCAGCTGCCTGCTAATTGACCAGGATTAAATCCACCAATCGTGCAAGGTGAAAATTCAGTTTACTGCAGAAATACATGTGCGATGGGACTGTACAAATCGAGGCGACGGTTAGAATCacagccttttttttttttggaacaggATTGGATTATATTAAAGCATGTAACAGTACGTCTCCATTCTAACAGAGGTGCCCCTGgtataaaacaaaatacatagaaaaCCACACCAGGCATTGGATACCTTCGTCTTCAAGTCCGGTCGCCGTCGCCTTCCATCCAGACGCCACAACGAAGCTGAATGAAAAGGACCTCCGACGCCAGACTCCAGAGCCCATACCCAAACTAGCAAGGGAAATACTTTTGTCACACTAGAAATACTTTTGTTTGCTGAAAGAGAGAGGTTCTTAAGTACAAAGGTGCAAACAGAGATGATAATGTACAAAAACACTTTTGTTTCAAAGGAATACGCAGCAACCCTGCTTGATAAggaacaaaatcaaatttccATGCATTACAATGTTGTTTGAGCAAAGGGTACAAGCAGTTTTCAGTACAAAGACACGATTCCGAGACCAAATGATATTGTCCATAATACAACATGTCTTATGGCAGCTCTTATTTAGTCTTCACCTTTTCAACTTGAAATGCTGCACATATTTTCTTCCAGCATCTTATGGCGATGAGTGTTGGTATCACAACCCACGAACTGTTTGCACCAATGAAGTATGCCCAGAAGTAAAATGGACTGACCCAGAAGTTGAAGCCATCTAAGTAGGCGGTAATGAAGTAAACCAAGCATCCATAGAGCTGACCCAAACAGACGGTGTACTGGAGAATATGGCTGTAAGCCTTCCGAGATGCAATGGCATAGCTGCAAGCAGAAAACTTGTGGTAAGATGAAAAGCTACATTATGAACCCAAAATATCACAATCAGGACGGCTTATGGACTATAAGGTCCTACTAAACTGTAGACACATGTAGCATCACGTAGTTTGGCTTGCATACCAATTGTACAATTACATTCCCACTAAAAAAAGTGGATATAAGATTTGTCAGACCTTCGCAACAAATTCACTCAAAATTAGTATCCAAGATAGTGCTACTGTCTTATGTTGTTAACCTTCGCATGTGGATCAATTTAAACTTTGAAAGCCAAAAACAAAGAAGGGACTGAATCTTTTGTGGATCAATTTTAACTTCGAAAGCCAAAAACACAGAAGGAGCTGAATCCTTTGTGGATGCATTTGATCCCCAAACATGTACTGTAAATCTCTCCAATTTCAACCTAACTATTGTCTGGGAAGAAAACTGGAGATACATCAGTAAAATTATACGATAATCATGTCTGCAAAATCGATAATAATGTCAAACAAATTCAAGGACCTTATAAATAACATGCCTAAATTTTGAGAGCACACTCAGTCTCAGGCAGTAGGCACAACAAATTTCCGTTGAAGTAGGTTATTCCTGTAGTCCTAATATTCCCCTCTGGATTTAATTGAATCATCGTCAGTCACCACTCTTGTTTATTTCAGGGCCAGCAAAACCACTCATCACGAAATCCCATGACATAACACTCAATTTATTCATGATTTGATTGATTCCTAGGCATTACATTTTTTCTCCTGCCTCTTAACAGGAGGGTGATGCTCTGATATGAAGATCAAGGCCAAACATCCTACTGAAAGAAAAAAGTTTAATCATCAAGTTCCCTTGTGCTTTATCTCATACATTATAATATGGTACCGCAATACAGTCTTAATTCTGAATGATTCGTAACCCCATCGCAGAGCCAGGTTTGATTGAACTTCATTAGCAAGTAGCAACAGATAACTAGAAGGACATATATTGGACAAGAAACAAAGTCCGCATATATAGAAGTAAGTCGAGCAGAAGATGAGAAGACATACACTGCAAGCAGTGATGCAGGACCTTCCAATACAGCGGTAATCCCTTCAACGGTCACAGTTGCGGTGTCCCTAGCGACATATCTGGAGTCGCCTTTGCTGTATTCTTTCCCTGAACAAGGCAGAGCCCACCCAATGTCATTTCAGCTCAACAACAACATATTCTGATTTGGGACAATAATTACGGCTGGTGATGCCAGCGAGAACTTACAAACTTCATTGAAGAAATTGGGGTTTTCCTTCTTGAAGAAATTAGGGGTGAATACGAAGGGCCCCTCGATGAGTATGTGGGTCAACCCTGTGAATGCCCACCAGCACATAAGCAGACGGTCGGTCTTGGACAATCTGCCACATCTTCCTGAAAGTAATGACATGACATGAGCTCAGAGTTATACTAGATCGTGAAAAGCAAAGCAGAATCATGGTACAGACAAGATAATCAATTTTGAATCACAAATCCCATCCAGTCACTCCAATCTTGGGTCTTATTTGTGTATCTCTAAAGTTTCCATGATAATCGCAGGTAAAACAAACGAGCGCGCTAGGCTAGATTCCAACTTTGGACACTGGAATTTCAACTCCGAGGAGGGGAACCGTCGGTGATGGATCGGAGGAACAAGTAGGAGGAGATCGATACATAGTATAGAGTATCGTACCGGAGATGAGCCAGACGGCTAGGAGTACGAGGAGGGAGGCGCCGAGGTAGGGCACGAGGATCTCGCCCTGCGACAGCTGCAGCGGCACAAACCCCGGGAGCTGCAGCTCTGCCGGCGCGTAGGGGTGCCCCATttgccaccgcctcctccctccgGCTCGATCTTCTCCTTgaactcgccgccgccgccgtcgcctgcTCTTGTACTAGTACTGCGAAGCACGAGGCCAGACGGGACAAGAGGGCGTTTTCTATTAGTAATGGACTGTTCGAGTGCTGAGGAGGCATGGGCAGAGGATGGGTGATTTAATGACATGTGGGGCCAGGCTGGTGGCAGCTGGTATGGAACTGTAATACATGCATACTCCATTACAGGAAAACGGGAAATTGATCATTACTCTGTAGGATTTGTCACTCCACTCGATGAAATAGCCACAATTTTGCTTctcttcaaactaaaatttgtaTACTAAAGCCGCCCCTAATATCTTATATCTTAGCTGATATATTAGAAGAGAGAGAACGACATTAACATTAAGAAATAGTTTTTTGAGGTCTTCTAAATTAATTAATTGTCTTATAGTTGTTTAAGATTGCTAAAAAGCCAAACAAGCtacttctctcttcttttttaattACGTGTacattaaatttttatttagatatatacctaattaatatttaagataTAAATCAAGATAAAGCATTGAGATAGGCATAAATGCCTCGTGTGGCCTCTGTAAAAGTACTAGCTATACCTGTtgaataaatacatattttcagctctaatttaatttaaaaatataatataaacaaGAATAGATCGATTATCATCATCATTTGGCTAGAGTATACCCTAGATATATCACTCAAATATTCCAAATCAAAAGCAGTAGGAAAAACAGACACGATAAAGATGACTAATCATAATGAACGCACTCATCGACAGCTTAAGATATAGATGCTCCCGTGATGACGATGCATCAGAAAACGATGAAGAGAACGTAGAGGAAGCAAACTATGATGATGTAGATGAAGCAGATCGAGAACGGCCACGACGAGTACTTCAAAAAACCTTATTCATTCTCTACCGATACAGGATCACAAGGATGACGAGTTTCAGAAACCTAATCTTTCGATCACCAGTGCACATCGGTGGAGCGAGATGGAACATACTACATGTGGTGGCATAACAGAGAGAAAATATGCAAAACTCtatttgtgtttttcttttgtgatggCGATCGCACCTGAGTAAGCTCATAGATCTGATTTCAGTGGATCATTTACGCAGGTATCGTGCGTCCCATGCGGCCGACCCAGTTTGGCGAggtgagcatgcatgcatgtgttctCTGGTTATCTCATCCACATATGTTAAATGGGTAAAGATGCAAAATCATTTAAATTAGTCTTTCTCCACCTTCTGACACCAAAAAACACACCCCGCCTATATTTAGTTGggtatttaaatttatttaaaaaaatcttgaatatatatatatataagtaacAATACTCACATTGTACGGATTGATTAGAGATGCGCATAAATAAACATCTTCACCTAAAAAATTGCCCAAAGACTAATGCTGGGAAAATTCAACCAGGGCTAAGGGTCTGTTTAGTAaagctctttctgattcaaattctctgcgATGAGTGATTCTCTGGAAGAAGTAATTCTGTAGCTAAAAATGATTCTCTAGTGATTCTATAAAATAAAATCTATAGAtgaagtgattctgtgcggaAGGTGAATCagaaaaaactactttttcAGTTTCATAATTTCTAGCTCATTTCAAAGAATCACTCACATGGATTCTACCCAGaaaactaaaagctgaaaactgCTATTTAGCAGAGCTCCTAATTCTAGTCGAGAAGCTGCTCTAAGAGCTCAACCAAACATATTCTAATTCGAACGAAATCAATTCAACCTTAGAGGCTTGTTAGTCTATTTATTATTTCTTTCACACCGTGTCGATAATTCAATAACTAACCTCTCCAGTGATTATGCATATAGATTATAGCACGATAAATTTGTAATTATTCCGTCcatctatattctctctcaacCAATTAACATGaatctttttttcttgttttaattACATATTACAACTAGTTTTTCCatatagacaaaaaaaaa
This region includes:
- the LOC133894852 gene encoding probable 3-beta-hydroxysteroid-Delta(8),Delta(7)-isomerase, which encodes MGHPYAPAELQLPGFVPLQLSQGEILVPYLGASLLVLLAVWLISGRCGRLSKTDRLLMCWWAFTGLTHILIEGPFVFTPNFFKKENPNFFNEVWKEYSKGDSRYVARDTATVTVEGITAVLEGPASLLAVYAIASRKAYSHILQYTVCLGQLYGCLVYFITAYLDGFNFWVSPFYFWAYFIGANSSWVVIPTLIAIRCWKKICAAFQVEKVKTK